The genomic window CGTCGTTAACGCCGTTAGCGCCGGAAGGAATTAAAATCCGAAAGCCGCCGCCGTTAATTTTGGTAGCCGGGGTAAAGGTAACGGTGTGTTTGGCCGAGCGGGTGGCGATGACCAAATCATCGGCAGCGGCATCATTAGCTTCCAGGCCGCTGGTAATTGTGAATTCATCAGTGTCAATAATATCGTCAACCGTGTAGGAGGTGGCGCTAGTGCCGATGCCGATCATGACCGTGTCGCCAGTGAAAAGATTAGCGGTAGACTTGGAAGGCATGCCGGAAGTGGCCACTTGAATTGAAGTAACGCCGGTAGCGTGGAGGACTGCCAGTTTATTGTAATAAGACAGGCGGGAAGTGGTGAGGGTGTCGGCGACAGAGGTAAGGTTAGCTGATTTTAATTGTTGGGGAAAGGTAAATGCTAAAATTCCGGCAATGGTTAAGCCGGCTAAAATCTTTTTCATTTAGATTCATTATGATGTTTTAATTTATTCTTTGTCAATAGTAAGATTGCGCTGAGAATAAACACAGCCAGTAAAATTTTATAAGGGAGAACATAAAAGGTTAATGTTTGGGAAATAGTGTTAGTGGTGTCTTTGGGGGTGATTGAGGCCTTAGCAGTAAAACGGCCGAAAATTAAAGAAGGGACGTTAGTTTCCGGTTGCAGTTGGCGGCTGGAATTGGCTAAAACATTGTCTTCGCGCAAAGGAATGGTGGCCGAGACGCCGCCGAAAATGTTTTTAATCTCGATTTGGCCGACGGCTTTTAAGCGGGTGGAGGAAGTATTTTGTAAAAGCAGTTGGAAGCTGATCGGTTCAAAGGAATCATAGATTAGTTTGGCGGAAAACTGGGCAATTTTAGCCAGCGGGCTTAATTGGCCGGTCCGGCTGACGGTTAAAAGAATGTTGGAACCGATCGAGGCGAGAGTGGTAGTGCCAGAGCCGGAAATCAGACCCTGGGCGGTGGATTCAAATAAAAAGGCGACGGGGTAATCGGCTTCAATGGCGCTGGCAGGGAGAGAGATTTTTAAAACCAGCTCCTGAGTTTGGCCGGACTTAAGCGGGAAAGTAGCCGGCAGTTCAGGTAAGTTGGCGTTTTGGAGACTGAAAAAATCAGGAATAGGATCTGATTTTTTTAAGGTAATGCGGCCGAGTTCGTCGGCCGGTTCGAAGGGGACAATCGAAGCTTTAATAATGACATCGTCACCGAGGTTTTGCAGTTTATAAACTTGGGTGATGGCTTTGCCCGGTTGGATAACCGCTTCCAAAATCGGCGGCCAAATAGAAAGGGAAAGTGTTTGGGCGGTCGCCGTTTTCGGCCGAATTATAACGTTTATAAAAATTATAAATATTATAAAAGTTATAGATGTTATTTTATTAATACGGCCGTTGATTTTATTTATTGCCATATTTTAGTAAGTGGGAATAGCGGTAAAAATAATGGAATTGGTATAGTCGCCGGCGGCTTGGCTGGCGCCGATACTGGCTTGGTAAGTGACGGTGGCGACCCGGCTTTTACCAACATTGGGGGAGGACATGACGATTTCGGGAATTTCTCCGCTTGAGGCATCGCTAAATTGTTTGAAAAACTGTTTGAAAAGCGGCGCCGGCCCGGTAAATTCAGCCGGCACGTCATTGCCGGACATATGATAGCCAAAACCGTATTTGGTGGGATCATCCCAATCATCGGCGGTAGTTTCACTGCAACTACTATTGCAGAGAGTGTCGGGAATATTGGTCGGAGTGCTTTTTAGCTGGAGCGGGTGATTTTCGTAAGCATTAACACAATAGCCACCGGCGCCGCCGAAAGAAACAGTTAAAGTATTGGTTGGCGGAGGACTGGGAAAAACATTGGGGATAAGTGTTCCGAAATTTATTGACAACTTAGAAATAGTGAAGTTGAAAGGAATAATGGTTTTAATATAAGGAAAGCCAGCCTTAACGTAAAAGCCGGTGGAAGCATATTCGCCCGGGGCGTTTTGGCCGACCGTGTCCAAGATATTATAGTTGGTGGAGGATTTTGAGCCGGAGGTCATGTTTAAATTGGGAAACTTAAGTTTGTAAGAAGAAGATTCCATGCGGTCAACCGCCCCCGCTTTCGCCGGGGCTATAAAAATTATAAAAATTATAAAAATTATAACCCTTAGAGTTTTATTCATTGAGTTTTTCCACTATTTCTTTCAGTTCTTGGCCGGATTTAAACAATTCTTTCAGATCCTGATAGAGGGTGTTAAGTTTTTCCTTCTGATGATAGGGGAGGCGGGAAAGGTTGCTGTTGATTTGGGAAAGCAGGTCGATAGTTTGATGCATTTTGTTATGGAAGTTTAAAGAAAGCCAGAGTAAGGTGGCTTCTTCCTGGGCAGAGACATTCTTTTTTAGGTGTTCGGATTGATTTGACAAGACGTTAATCTGTTTCTGGGCGGTTAGCAGTTTTAAGTATTGATTGCCAATAAAGCGGGCAACCGGGGCCATTAATAAGAGGGAAATAAGATTGGCTAGCTGGGTAGTGTCTAAAACTGTGGAATTTAGCAGAAATAATAGTGTGAGTGCTAAAGATAAGATAAAACCGAGACTGGGGAAGATTAATAGGCTTAGAGTAAAAAGGAGGAAGTCGAGCAGGAAGAATAAAGGGGAAACCAGGCTGCCGGTCTCCAAAATGAGCAAAAGGACGATTAAAGTGATGATGATCGAGTTTATTATATTTTGATACTTTATGACTAACTTGTTGAGGACAACAAAGAGGAGAAATAAGCCGGCGATTAATTGCAGAGATAGAGGAGAAAGGGAAGGATTATTGTGCCAAAAAAAACTTAAGACAGCGCTAGCGGTTAACAAGACTGTAGGCAGGAACATATTATTAATATTAATTTACAGGTTTTCATTGACAAAAGCAAGGTGATTTATGTTAAACTGAATTTATCTATGAAAGCAGATAAAACATGGTGGGGATTAGCTTTGGTAGGTATTTTAGTGGCCGGTTACGTGGTGACCGATACCTTGACTTTTGCTTTTAAAACATTGACTAGACCGGCTGCGCCGATAGCCGAAGTGGTGGAAAAATCGGAGCCGGCGGCAGTTTTAGGGGAAGAAACAGTGAATTTGTCCAGCTATCAGGCGGTGCATTTAACCAATGGCCAGATTTATTTTGGCCAGTTGTCGGACGAAGGTAACCAGTTTGCTAACCTAAAAAAGGTTTATTATTACCAGAAATCGGGGGAAGAGTGGCAGTTGACGGCCTTAAGCGACGAGTTGAAGATTAACCGGGACCACATCTTATATTTTGAGCCGTTAAAAGCGGATTCGGACACAGTCAAGGCGATTGAGAGCTACGAACAAGGGCAGTAAAAAGCCTGGCAAAAAGAAGAAATTTTTGTTAAACTTCCAGCAGGGAGCATTTTTTTATGAAAGCGAATATTATTTTTTGCGAACAACAAAGAGGCATTGGCGGAGAAAAAATGGGTCAAGGAGGAAGTGAAACAGAAAAAATCGTTTATAATAAAACCTGGGATTTACCCTATAATTCAGCAATAGAGATTCCGGAATTAGCTGTTTGGGGAATTCGGGCTTTACTTTTACGGCCCCGTTCTCAGGCGATTGGTTTAATTGTTGCTAAGCCGGGGATATTTTCTGAATTAATGCAAGGATATAAATTATTGTCTCAAGGTATTGCTAAGCCCGGGGTAAAGGCTAGAAATCAGTTGATTCCGATAAAAGAGCCTAAGAAAAACTGGAAATTAACAAAGGGAAATGAGATGCCCCACGTTTTTTTTGATGGAAATAGGTCTCAGGGGGTGATAATTACCGGCCCGAATCATAAATTAACAATTACTTTTGACGAAAACTGAAGATATGAATTTTGATCATCAGAAAATCGAGGAAAAGTGGCGGAAAAAGTGGCGGGAGACAGGGATTTATAGGACTAATTTATCCATTCGACAAGCTCAGGACAAAAAAAAGTGGTACAACCTAATGATGTTTCCGTACCCGTCGGCCGAAGGCTTGCATGTCGGTAACATGTATGCGTTTACCGGGGCGGATTGTTACGGCCGGTTTAAGGCGATGCAGGGATACGAGGTATTTGAGCCGATTGGGTTGGACGGGTTCGGAATCCACTCGGAAAATTACGCGATTAAAATCGGCAAACACCCAGCCGATCAGGCCAAAATCAGTGAAAAACATTTTTATGAGCAGTTAAGCCGGATTGGCAACCGTTTTAACTGGGATAACCGTTTGGAAACTTACGATCCGGAATATTACCGCTGGACTCAGTGGCTGTTTGTACAAATGTTCAAGCACGGCTTGGCATACCGGAAAAAAGCTCAGGTTAACTGGTGTCCGTCCTGTAAAACCGTCTTAGCCGATGAGCAGGTGATTGATGGTAAGTGTGAAAGGTGCAGTACGGCAGTCGGGAAGCGGGAGAACGAACAGTGGTTTTTTAAGATTACAGAGTACGCGCAGAGATTATTGGATAATATTGAAAAAATTGATTGGCCGGAAAAGATTAAAATCAGCCAGAGAAATTGGATTGGTCGTAGCGAGGGCGTAGAGATTATTTGGAAAATGACAAGGTTCGACCTTGTCATCAGCACTTTTACTACCAGGCCGGACACGATTTACGGGGCAACATTTTTAGTTTTAGCGCCGGAGCTGGCGTTGGTGAATAAATTGAAATTAAATAAAGCAGCAAAGGAGTATGTGGCGAAAGCGTTATTAAAAACCGAACAGCAACGGAAGTTGGAAGAAAAGAAAAAAACCGGTGTCGATACTGGTTATCAAGTGGTCCATCCTTTGACGGGAAAGCCGATTCCTGTCTGGATTGCCGATTTTGTGCTGAAAGACTACGGTACGGGTGCGGTAATGGGGGTGCCGGCGCATGATGAAAGAGACAACGATTTTGCTAAAGAACATCAATTACCGGTGATAGATATTTTGAAAGATAAAGAGGAGATAATTAGGAAATTAGAGAAAAAAGGTTTGGTAAAAAGAACGGTAAATTTTCATTTAAGGGATTGGTGTATTTCCAGGCAAAGATATTGGGGGCCGCCGATTCCGATGATTTATTGTGAAGAGTGTGCTAAAAGAAACACTCCGGAGAGTAAAAATATTCCACTCCGGAGTGGAATGGCTGGCTGGTATCCGGAAAAAGAGGAGAATTTGCCGGTTAAACTGCCGTATGTCCAAGATTTTAAGCCGACCGGAGACGGGAGAGCGCCTTTGGCTAAGGCCCCACGGGGGTGGTTAGAAACAGTTTGTCCTGGTTGCGGAGGGAAAGCAAAGAGAGAAATAGATGTGTCTGATACGTTTTTAGATAGTGCCTGGTATTTTTTGAGGTATCCTTCGGTTTCCAATAAGGAGACTCCTCGTAGGAAGCCTACGAGGAGTCTCCTTGCAGGTACTGACGAGCTTCGTTTGCCTTTTGATCCGGAAATTACGAAAAACTGGTTGCCGGTAGATGCGTATATTGGTGGAGCCGAGCATGCGGTCCTACATTTGCTTTATTCGAGATTTGTCTGGATGGCGCTCTCGGATTGGGGCTATATCCCTAAAGCCCTAGGCCCTGAGCCCTTCCCATTCCTGTACGGCCACGGTTTGATTATCAGAAACGGCGCCAAGATGAGCAAAAGCCGGGGCAATATTGTCAACCCGGACGAATATATTGATAAGTTCGGGGCGGATGCTTTAAGAATGTATTTGATGTTTATCGGGCCGTATGATCAGGGCGGGGATTTTAAAGATACGGGGATAGTGGGGATGAAGCGGTTTTTGAATCGGGTGTGGAATCTGTGTTCCACTCCCGGTGTGAAAGATGTCCACACACCGGGAGTGTTATTGCTGCGACACAAAACCGTTAAAAAACTGACCGAGGCAATGGAGAATTTTCGGTTTAATGTGGGAATTGCCAATATTATGGAGTATGTTAATGGGCTGGAGAAATATTTCACTCCCGGAGTGAAAGAAGTCTCCACTCCGGGAGTGGATTCGATTAAAACTTTAATTTTGTTGCTGGCGCCGTTCGCGCCGTATATTAGTGAAGAACTATGGGGGAAAATCGGCGGAAAATTCAGCGTCCATCAGCAACTTTATCCTAAATACGAGGAAAAATTGACGAAAAATGAGACAGTTACGGTGGTGGTGCAGGTAAATGGCAAGTTGCGGGGAAGACTAGAATTGGGAGCAGAAGAGGGGAAAAATAAAGAAAAAGTATTAACTTTAGCCAAAGCCGATGAGCATATAAAACAGTATCTTAAAGATAAAAAAATTGTTAAAGAAATTTTTGTTCCCGGGAAACTGGTGAATTTGGTGGTAAAATAATTTTTAATGCCCGAGTGGGTAAAATTTTTAAGCAAAATTTTTAAAGAACGGCCATACGTGATAACTCTGGGATTGCTGGGACTATTTTTAGTGGCCGTAGGAGTGTTTTCGGTAGTAGTGGTAGGGAACAGAAATAAAGATGAAGGGGTGGTAATTAAGAAAGCCTTCGACTCCGCTCAGGACTCTGGCGAGGCCGAGATTTTTGTGGATGTGGCTGGAGCAGTGGAGAAGCCTGGAGTGTATCAACTATCAAGTAACTCAAGGGTTAATGATGTTTTGGTAGTGGCTGGGGGGTTAGGAGCAAAAGCAGACAGGGAATGGGTAAGCCAAAATTTAAATTTGGCGCAAAAATTGACGGATGGACAAAAGATTTATATACCCAGTCAGGAGGAGGTTGTTAAGGACGGACCTTCGTCAGAAATTTACAAAGGTCCGTCCTTTGTAAATATCAACATGGCAACGGGGGCAGAGTTGGATACGCTTTACGGGGTCGGACCGGCAACAGCGCAGAAAATTATCGATAACCGACCGTATGCATCGACGGAAGAGCTACTGACTAAAAAAGTTGTTAAAAGCAATGTATATGAAAGTATCAAAAATCAGATTACTGTTTTTTAGTCCGACGACTCATAGTTTATGAGAGGTGTACTGGTATGTTTGATCTGGTTTGCCATATTTTTAGTGAGATTTTCCAATAGTTTTCAGGGAGAAGCCAAACTTAGACATTTAGCGGGAGAGAAGATTGTTTTAACCGGGTATATATCCTCAGAACCAATACTACAGGGTATTAATCAAAAGTTCAGCCTGAGTCGGATTGATATAGTCACTGCCAATCAGCCAAATTACGAATACGGTCAAAAAGTAGTGATTTCTGGCATTCTCCAGAGACGGGTGATAAACAAGTGGTATAGCCAATTTAGCTTGATCTATCCGTCAATAAAAATCATTGAGTCCGATAATATTAAATCTATAAGATACCAGATTATTCGCTGGCGCAAGGGGATAGAAACAGTTTTTAACCGTAATTTGCCGGAACCGGAGGCGAGCCTGTTGGCGGGAATTATCTTGGGCGTGAAAAGGGGTTTACCTCAAGAGTTTTACGAAGCCTTAAAGAAGACGAGCACTATGCATATCGTGGTGGCGTCAGGCTATAACGTGACCGTGATAATGGGAGTTGTCGTGGCCTATTTAGCCGGATTAGCTAAGCGGAAGTGGGCGATTCTAATCGGCGTTGCGGCAGTGGGGATATATACCGTAATGGCGGGACTCCAGCCGGCAATTGTCCGGGCGGCAATTATGGGCGGTTTGGCCTATTTTGGTCAGATGTTAGGTCGGCCATCCGCCAGCTGGCGAATGTTGGTGGTTGCCGCGATGGTAATGTTAATCTTTGACCCTTTGATAATTTTTGATTTGGGATTTCAAATGTCCTTCAGCGCGACCACGGGTTTAATTGTGCTTGGTTCAAAATTGGACAAGATTTTTGGTCGGATTTGGCTGATTGGGAAAGACTTAAGCGAAACCACGGCGGCCCAGATTTTTGTCAGTCCGATTATTTTGTCGGCTTTTGGGTACTTGAGCCCTTTTAGTATATTAGTTAATATTTCGATACTGTGGTTAGTGCCAATAATTATGGTCTTGGGGGCAATCTTAGCCATTACCAGGCTGAGTTTGGTGGCCTGGTTGGCATATGTACCGTTAACAATAATGGTGAGAATTATTGAGTTTTTTAACCGCTAATGAAAAAAATAAACTGGATTTTGAGTTTAGCCATCGGCGCCGTGATTTTTCTGATTGGGCAGTGGCCGGACAACCAACTGCATTTAATTTTTTGCAATGTTGGCCAAGGCGATACGATTTTGATGGAATATCAGGATAAACAGGTGTTGGTGGATACCGGACCGGACAATTCGGTGTTGACGTGCTTAGGAAGAAATATGCCGTTTTGGGACAGGCATTTGGAAGCAGTAATGATTACCCATAACCAAAAAGACCACACCGGCGGTTTAGCAGAAATTAAAAAGCGTTATCAAGTAAGCGAAATAACAGGTTTACAGGTGGGGGATGAATTGACGGTGGGTGAGATTAAGCTGAGGTTGTTGGCTGGCATTCAAGGGAGCGATAAAAACACAGAGGGGTTGGTGTTTTTAGGCAGTTTTGGGGAATTTGACTGGCTGCTGACAGCGGATATTACCGAAAAAGAAGAGACAGGTTTATTAGATAAATTAAAAGAGGTTACGGTGTTAAAAGTGGCCCATCATGGGAGCAAATATTCTTCGAGCCAGGAGTTTTTGGAAACAATTAAACCGCAGCTGGCGGTGATTTCCGTGGGGAAAAACAGCTATGGCCATCCGACACCGGAAGTTTTACAGCGCCTGGGAGACATTGGGGCTGAAATCAGGCGGACAGATAAAAACGGCCAGATAGTGATTGTCAGCGACGGTCGTAGTTGGTATATTAATTCAGATGAAAATTAGACTGCGAGACAGAATTCTATGGGGCCTGTTTATCGGCGGCGAGGGCGCCAAAGCTTATTTGACTGGCAAGTTGTTTTTGTGGACACCGCCTAAATACAGCCGGAAGAAATACCGATTGTTGGTGGCCAGGTTGGTGCGAGAAGGCAGTGTCCAACAGGCAATTATTGAAGGAAAAGTGAACTTTCGGTTAACGGAAATCGGCAAGAAGCAGTTATTGAAAAGCTACCCGGTCTTAAATCCGCCTGTCGGCGAGGCAGGTCCACAACGAATCTGGGATGGGTTTTGGCGGATAGTGATTTTTGATATTCCGGAAGATAAGCGGCTATTAAGAGATAAACTGCGGCGTTACTTACTTAAATTAGGGTTTGGCGAGCTGCAAAACAGCACGTATGTTTCGGCTTATGATTACCAAAAAGAGTTTTTGAGTTGGTTAAAGACCAATGGTTTAGAGAAAAACGTTTTATTACTGGAATCAAAACAGAAATATTTAGGCGAGCCGAAACTGCTGGCAGAAAAAGTTTGGGGTTTAGGGAAATTAAATTCTGGTTACAAAGAGATTGTTGATCGGTTGACAACACGGTTCGGGATTAAAGATGAATCCCGGCGTGAGGAGTTTTTGAAAAAGATCTACCGGGATTGGTTGGAAGTGTTTTTAAGAGATCCGGGTTTGCCGATTGAGCTTTTGGGCGAAGATTGGCAGGGAGAAAAAGCCAAAAAATATGTTTTAAGGTCGGGAGTAGTTAAAGAATGATAAAAGCCTATCGCGTACAGATAATCTGGCTGGCTGTTTTGGTGTTTTTGCTTTACGGCTTTAGTTTAAATAACGCTTTTGTGGCGGATGATGTTTACGGCATTGTCAATAATCCGGAGATATTTAAGTTTTCTTGGGTGATCCAAAGCCCGACGGTAGTTTTGAATAAACTCGTATATTGGTTGATTGCCAACAGCTTTGGGATTATTCCTTGGCCGTTCAGATTAGTGAATATTGGGGTGCATTTACTCACCACAATAGGAGTGTTGGTATTGGTAAGCAAGTTGATTAATAAAACCGTGGGGATGGTAGCGGCGATTTTAGTGGCCGTGCATCCGCTGATGATTGAGTCAGTCACCTGGATTTCCGGCAACGGCTACAGTTGGTACACAGCTTTATTGGTGTGGAGTTTGATTGGTTATATTAAAGCCAAAGACAGTTGGTGGAAATATGGGGGATCGGTTTTACTTTTTTTTTGTGCGCTTCAGTTTTCCGAAAAAGCGGCGATTTTACCCTGCATTTTGTTAGTTTATCGGCTGGTAATTGATAAAAAACGGGGCCGGTGGTGGGACCTAATTCCTTATGCTGCTTTGAGCGGGTTATGGCTGGTTTTAAATCTAATCAATATCGGGGCGAGATTAAACTATTTACAGACAGAATACAACAGCAATGTGGAAACCAAATCAGTCATTAAATTCAGTCCGTTAGTGCAGACGCCGGTGGCTTTAACTAGTTATTTAGGTTTAGTCGCTTGGCCGGATAAATTAACTTTGTATCATTCGGAAATGAGTTTTACCAAGACAAAATTTGGGATTATGGCCGGAATAACGATAATTTATTTTCTGGCAACTGCTTGGTTGTTGTGGCGGCGGAGCCTGATCGGTTTTTTCTTAAGCTGGCTGGTGATTGGTTTAAGCCCGACTTTAGTCCCATTTGGTGTCGCCTGGATTGTGGCTGAGAGGTATGTTTATTTTGGAGCGATCGGCATTCTGATATTGATTGCTTGGGGATTGGTCAAGTTTAGCCAAAAACCAAAACAGGAAGAGGTTGGCTGGGCGGTTATTACTATTTTAGTCTTAGCTTTATCAATCAGGACTTTGGTGCGCAATCACGATTGGACAGATCAGGACCATTTATGGCTGGCAGCGGAGCGGACTTCACCAACGAGCCCGCAAAACCAGAATAATTTAGGGGACCTTTACGGCCGGAGAGGTGATTTACAGCAGGCAGAGTGGCATTTTAAGCGGGCGATTGAGCTGAATCCTAACTATGCTGATGCGATGCATAATTTGGCGAATGTTTATGTTCGGGAAGGCCGGTATGAAGAAGCGATTAAGTGGTACGAAGAGGCGTTGAAAAACAAGCCGTCATTATGGTCATTATGGCAGTCAAAGGCGCAGTTAAAGGCGCTGAGGGAATTTTTTTGTAAACAGCCCGCTTATGAAAAAAACAGCATATGTCAGGTGGGTGAGCAAAATAGCGGGAA from Candidatus Beckwithbacteria bacterium includes these protein-coding regions:
- a CDS encoding ComEC/Rec2 family competence protein, whose translation is MRGVLVCLIWFAIFLVRFSNSFQGEAKLRHLAGEKIVLTGYISSEPILQGINQKFSLSRIDIVTANQPNYEYGQKVVISGILQRRVINKWYSQFSLIYPSIKIIESDNIKSIRYQIIRWRKGIETVFNRNLPEPEASLLAGIILGVKRGLPQEFYEALKKTSTMHIVVASGYNVTVIMGVVVAYLAGLAKRKWAILIGVAAVGIYTVMAGLQPAIVRAAIMGGLAYFGQMLGRPSASWRMLVVAAMVMLIFDPLIIFDLGFQMSFSATTGLIVLGSKLDKIFGRIWLIGKDLSETTAAQIFVSPIILSAFGYLSPFSILVNISILWLVPIIMVLGAILAITRLSLVAWLAYVPLTIMVRIIEFFNR
- a CDS encoding class I tRNA ligase family protein encodes the protein MNFDHQKIEEKWRKKWRETGIYRTNLSIRQAQDKKKWYNLMMFPYPSAEGLHVGNMYAFTGADCYGRFKAMQGYEVFEPIGLDGFGIHSENYAIKIGKHPADQAKISEKHFYEQLSRIGNRFNWDNRLETYDPEYYRWTQWLFVQMFKHGLAYRKKAQVNWCPSCKTVLADEQVIDGKCERCSTAVGKRENEQWFFKITEYAQRLLDNIEKIDWPEKIKISQRNWIGRSEGVEIIWKMTRFDLVISTFTTRPDTIYGATFLVLAPELALVNKLKLNKAAKEYVAKALLKTEQQRKLEEKKKTGVDTGYQVVHPLTGKPIPVWIADFVLKDYGTGAVMGVPAHDERDNDFAKEHQLPVIDILKDKEEIIRKLEKKGLVKRTVNFHLRDWCISRQRYWGPPIPMIYCEECAKRNTPESKNIPLRSGMAGWYPEKEENLPVKLPYVQDFKPTGDGRAPLAKAPRGWLETVCPGCGGKAKREIDVSDTFLDSAWYFLRYPSVSNKETPRRKPTRSLLAGTDELRLPFDPEITKNWLPVDAYIGGAEHAVLHLLYSRFVWMALSDWGYIPKALGPEPFPFLYGHGLIIRNGAKMSKSRGNIVNPDEYIDKFGADALRMYLMFIGPYDQGGDFKDTGIVGMKRFLNRVWNLCSTPGVKDVHTPGVLLLRHKTVKKLTEAMENFRFNVGIANIMEYVNGLEKYFTPGVKEVSTPGVDSIKTLILLLAPFAPYISEELWGKIGGKFSVHQQLYPKYEEKLTKNETVTVVVQVNGKLRGRLELGAEEGKNKEKVLTLAKADEHIKQYLKDKKIVKEIFVPGKLVNLVVK
- a CDS encoding tetratricopeptide repeat protein translates to MIKAYRVQIIWLAVLVFLLYGFSLNNAFVADDVYGIVNNPEIFKFSWVIQSPTVVLNKLVYWLIANSFGIIPWPFRLVNIGVHLLTTIGVLVLVSKLINKTVGMVAAILVAVHPLMIESVTWISGNGYSWYTALLVWSLIGYIKAKDSWWKYGGSVLLFFCALQFSEKAAILPCILLVYRLVIDKKRGRWWDLIPYAALSGLWLVLNLINIGARLNYLQTEYNSNVETKSVIKFSPLVQTPVALTSYLGLVAWPDKLTLYHSEMSFTKTKFGIMAGITIIYFLATAWLLWRRSLIGFFLSWLVIGLSPTLVPFGVAWIVAERYVYFGAIGILILIAWGLVKFSQKPKQEEVGWAVITILVLALSIRTLVRNHDWTDQDHLWLAAERTSPTSPQNQNNLGDLYGRRGDLQQAEWHFKRAIELNPNYADAMHNLANVYVREGRYEEAIKWYEEALKNKPSLWSLWQSKAQLKALREFFCKQPAYEKNSICQVGEQNSGN
- the cas2 gene encoding CRISPR-associated endonuclease Cas2, encoding MKIRLRDRILWGLFIGGEGAKAYLTGKLFLWTPPKYSRKKYRLLVARLVREGSVQQAIIEGKVNFRLTEIGKKQLLKSYPVLNPPVGEAGPQRIWDGFWRIVIFDIPEDKRLLRDKLRRYLLKLGFGELQNSTYVSAYDYQKEFLSWLKTNGLEKNVLLLESKQKYLGEPKLLAEKVWGLGKLNSGYKEIVDRLTTRFGIKDESRREEFLKKIYRDWLEVFLRDPGLPIELLGEDWQGEKAKKYVLRSGVVKE
- a CDS encoding helix-hairpin-helix domain-containing protein, translated to MPEWVKFLSKIFKERPYVITLGLLGLFLVAVGVFSVVVVGNRNKDEGVVIKKAFDSAQDSGEAEIFVDVAGAVEKPGVYQLSSNSRVNDVLVVAGGLGAKADREWVSQNLNLAQKLTDGQKIYIPSQEEVVKDGPSSEIYKGPSFVNINMATGAELDTLYGVGPATAQKIIDNRPYASTEELLTKKVVKSNVYESIKNQITVF
- a CDS encoding MBL fold metallo-hydrolase, translated to MKKINWILSLAIGAVIFLIGQWPDNQLHLIFCNVGQGDTILMEYQDKQVLVDTGPDNSVLTCLGRNMPFWDRHLEAVMITHNQKDHTGGLAEIKKRYQVSEITGLQVGDELTVGEIKLRLLAGIQGSDKNTEGLVFLGSFGEFDWLLTADITEKEETGLLDKLKEVTVLKVAHHGSKYSSSQEFLETIKPQLAVISVGKNSYGHPTPEVLQRLGDIGAEIRRTDKNGQIVIVSDGRSWYINSDEN